A single genomic interval of Acidovorax sp. 1608163 harbors:
- a CDS encoding LysE family translocator, whose product MSFIDAHQLVMFIAAGWLLNLTPGPDVLYIVTNALKSGTRAGIVAGLGITAGCFVHIFAAAVGVGALLAASATAFTVLKWIGAVYLMWMGVRMLLSKPGADGGNSAALAAAQAAPAQHTPLRKVFLGGFWTNVLNPKVAIFFLAFVPQFIAPGADNKALAFVLLGVLFNLNAIPVNVGWALAASWMARRAGVIQRGMHWLDRVAGAMFIGFGLKLAFTDQPSA is encoded by the coding sequence ATGAGCTTCATCGACGCCCACCAGCTGGTGATGTTTATCGCCGCAGGCTGGCTGCTCAACCTCACGCCAGGCCCCGATGTGCTTTACATCGTGACCAACGCGCTCAAGTCCGGCACCCGCGCGGGCATCGTGGCGGGCCTGGGCATCACGGCTGGGTGTTTTGTGCACATCTTTGCGGCCGCCGTGGGCGTGGGCGCGCTGCTGGCCGCATCGGCCACGGCGTTCACCGTGCTCAAGTGGATCGGTGCCGTGTACCTGATGTGGATGGGTGTGCGCATGCTGTTGTCCAAGCCCGGTGCCGATGGGGGCAACAGCGCAGCGCTGGCAGCAGCGCAGGCGGCCCCTGCGCAGCACACGCCGCTTCGCAAGGTGTTTTTGGGCGGTTTCTGGACCAATGTGCTCAACCCCAAGGTCGCGATCTTCTTCCTGGCCTTTGTGCCGCAGTTCATCGCGCCGGGCGCGGACAACAAGGCGCTGGCCTTTGTGCTGTTGGGCGTGTTGTTCAACCTCAACGCCATCCCCGTCAATGTGGGCTGGGCGCTGGCGGCATCGTGGATGGCACGGCGCGCCGGGGTGATCCAGCGCGGCATGCACTGGCTGGACCGCGTGGCCGGTGCCATGTTCATCGGCTTCGGGCTCAAGCTGGCCTTCACAGACCAGCCCTCTGCATAA
- the trpD gene encoding anthranilate phosphoribosyltransferase translates to MPITPQEALQRTIEHREIFHDEMLHLMRLIMNGELSPVMTASIITGLRVKKETIGEITAAAQVMREFSTKVHVKDATHMVDIVGTGGDGANTFNISTCSMFVAAAAGAKVSKHGGRGVSSKSGSADVMEALGIHINLKPEQIAQCIAEVGIGFMFAPNHHPAMKNVAPVRKELGVRTIFNILGPLTNPAGAPNILMGVFHPDLVGIQVRALQRLGAEHALVVYGRDGMDEVSLGAATLVGELKNGQITEYEIHPEDFGLAMSSNRALKVETPEQSREMLIGVLKGEPGAAQDIVCLNAGVALYAANVADSIQAGIAKARAVIASGAAKAKLEALVVRTHALAG, encoded by the coding sequence ATGCCCATTACCCCCCAGGAAGCGCTGCAGCGCACCATCGAGCACCGCGAAATCTTCCACGACGAGATGCTGCACCTGATGCGGCTCATCATGAACGGTGAGCTATCACCCGTCATGACCGCGTCCATCATCACCGGCCTGCGCGTGAAGAAGGAAACCATCGGCGAGATCACCGCCGCCGCGCAGGTGATGCGCGAGTTCAGCACCAAGGTGCACGTCAAGGACGCGACCCACATGGTGGACATCGTGGGTACGGGCGGCGACGGTGCCAACACCTTCAACATCTCCACCTGCTCGATGTTCGTGGCCGCCGCAGCGGGCGCCAAGGTCAGCAAACATGGCGGGCGCGGTGTGTCGAGCAAGAGCGGTAGCGCCGATGTGATGGAGGCCCTGGGCATCCACATCAACCTCAAGCCCGAGCAGATCGCCCAGTGCATCGCTGAAGTCGGCATCGGCTTCATGTTTGCGCCCAACCACCACCCGGCCATGAAGAACGTGGCCCCGGTGCGCAAGGAACTGGGCGTGCGCACCATCTTCAACATCCTGGGCCCGCTCACTAACCCTGCCGGTGCGCCCAACATCCTCATGGGCGTGTTCCACCCCGACCTCGTCGGTATCCAGGTGCGCGCGCTGCAGCGTCTGGGCGCCGAGCATGCGTTGGTGGTCTACGGCCGCGATGGCATGGACGAAGTGAGCCTGGGCGCCGCCACGCTGGTGGGCGAGCTGAAAAACGGCCAGATCACCGAGTACGAAATCCATCCCGAAGACTTCGGTCTGGCCATGTCCAGCAACCGTGCCCTCAAGGTCGAGACGCCCGAGCAATCGCGTGAGATGTTGATCGGTGTGCTCAAAGGCGAGCCCGGTGCCGCGCAAGACATCGTCTGCCTGAACGCAGGCGTGGCGCTGTATGCCGCCAATGTGGCCGACTCCATCCAGGCAGGCATTGCCAAGGCACGCGCTGTGATTGCAAGCGGCGCCGCCAAGGCCAAGCTGGAGGCGCTGGTGGTTCGCACCCACGCGCTGGCGGGCTAA
- the trpC gene encoding indole-3-glycerol phosphate synthase TrpC yields MSDILNKIVAVKHEEVTAAKKRLPFDVIRADAESRVLTRDFEGALRAKIAKGQAAVIAEIKKASPSKGVLRADFIPADIAQSYADGDGKVSAACLSVLTDKQFFQGSVDYLKQARASCQLPVLRKDFLVDPYQVYEARAMGADAILLIAACLDDAQMADFEAIARSLDMAVLVEVHDRPELERALKLKTPLVGINNRNLRTFEVTLDTTLGMLKDVPQDRLLVTESGILKPADVKTMRDAGVHAFLVGEAFMRADDPGLALAKLFQ; encoded by the coding sequence ATGTCCGACATCCTGAACAAAATCGTTGCCGTCAAACACGAAGAAGTGACTGCCGCCAAGAAGCGACTGCCGTTTGACGTGATTCGCGCCGATGCCGAAAGCCGTGTGCTCACGCGCGACTTCGAAGGCGCGCTGCGCGCCAAGATCGCCAAAGGCCAGGCGGCGGTGATCGCTGAGATCAAAAAGGCCAGCCCCTCCAAAGGGGTGCTGCGCGCCGACTTCATCCCCGCCGACATTGCACAGAGCTATGCCGACGGCGACGGCAAGGTGAGCGCCGCGTGCCTGTCGGTGCTTACGGACAAGCAGTTCTTTCAGGGCAGCGTGGATTACCTCAAGCAGGCGCGGGCCAGCTGCCAACTGCCTGTGTTGCGCAAGGATTTTTTGGTGGACCCGTACCAGGTGTACGAGGCCCGGGCCATGGGGGCTGACGCCATTTTGCTGATCGCAGCATGCCTCGATGACGCGCAAATGGCCGACTTTGAAGCCATCGCCCGCAGCCTGGACATGGCCGTGCTGGTGGAGGTGCACGATCGGCCTGAACTGGAGCGCGCTCTCAAGCTCAAGACCCCGCTGGTCGGCATCAACAACCGCAACCTGCGCACGTTCGAGGTCACTTTGGACACCACCCTGGGCATGTTGAAAGACGTGCCTCAGGATCGTCTGTTGGTCACCGAGTCGGGCATTTTGAAGCCCGCCGATGTCAAAACCATGCGCGACGCGGGCGTGCACGCCTTCCTGGTGGGCGAGGCCTTCATGCGCGCCGACGACCCAGGCCTGGCGCTGGCCAAGCTGTTTCAGTAA
- a CDS encoding uracil-DNA glycosylase — protein sequence MNTASEDLAVTQLQAANPAQWPVAAGWQPLVDGFFGGAVGQKLLAYLQGRIEAGAAIFPPRPLRALELTPPEAVRVVILGQDPYHGRGQAEGLAFSVASGVRLPPSLQNIFKEMQRDLGVPFPPFPQPGGSLVKWAQNGVLLLNTCLTVEEGQAASHSGKGWELLTDAVIRHVAEGDRPVVFMLWGAHAQSKRAFIPQDRGHLVLTSNHPSPLSALRPPVPFIGNGHFGQAREFRERHRG from the coding sequence ATGAATACTGCATCTGAGGACTTGGCTGTCACCCAATTGCAGGCAGCCAACCCTGCGCAATGGCCTGTGGCGGCAGGCTGGCAGCCGCTGGTGGATGGGTTCTTTGGCGGCGCCGTGGGGCAAAAGCTGTTGGCTTACCTGCAAGGCCGCATCGAGGCGGGTGCGGCCATCTTCCCTCCGCGCCCTTTGCGGGCGCTGGAGCTGACCCCGCCCGAGGCCGTGCGTGTGGTCATCTTGGGGCAGGACCCCTACCACGGGCGTGGCCAGGCCGAAGGGCTTGCATTCTCTGTCGCCTCTGGGGTGCGCCTGCCGCCTTCGCTGCAAAACATCTTCAAAGAAATGCAGCGCGACCTGGGGGTGCCCTTCCCGCCGTTTCCGCAGCCTGGTGGCAGCCTTGTTAAGTGGGCACAGAACGGCGTGCTGCTGCTCAACACCTGCCTTACTGTGGAAGAAGGGCAGGCCGCCAGCCACTCTGGCAAAGGCTGGGAGCTGCTGACCGACGCGGTGATCCGCCATGTGGCCGAGGGCGACCGCCCTGTCGTCTTCATGCTGTGGGGCGCACACGCCCAGTCCAAGCGCGCTTTCATTCCGCAGGATCGTGGCCACTTGGTGCTCACCTCCAACCACCCCTCGCCGCTGTCCGCCTTGCGGCCCCCGGTGCCCTTCATCGGCAACGGACATTTTGGGCAGGCGCGTGAGTTTCGGGAGCGGCATCGGGGGTGA
- a CDS encoding Ig-like domain-containing protein, translating to MLLLSLIAPFCVQPAQAQGSVTLQPDGSLLYSGDAARFSIGYSKGGKFQGELSGVLHEQANSTWLGEGWVAQSSGGLKLSYHQLQGATVHKYFLAHDQNPTRDRKITLGYGREESDWFGNLNLSRAITGRRLISTTDTTTILNETGVADGRAYIDQVVRVQSARLYEKAYDYGVGVRAGRTFDNRQVRITAGYDYEWGRSNAHQHTVSLMAEKAFVGTPHSVALQVDRIFKSGDLDTTRNETRAMVVYRYALGGNNSQPERLFRVTPVDAPAAAPSTEPAMAQNQAPQEPVKQWVKTKANMTAEAFFAFNSARLTPSAKAELDRVAQQLKTQGHEGNVLIIGHTCDLGSDAANDKLSLQRATAVRDYLVAAGAFGATESLAEGRGKRDPKYPAEPATREKNRRVELEFYSFVDEEQVVAPAPAPASTTTAAVAPQPPAVTYERELVDQPPAWVRQALRTPALHKRTVDVYRTKEETQTENRSRTWVNRAPTATDDSYQVAQGSTTTLPILANDTDPDQGDTLTLVSVGQPAQGRVRIEGSQVVYIAPSNYAGADKFTYSIRDQQGLTSTAQVVVQVTGNASNRAPVAVGDTYWVSGTTAVMLSVLANDTDPDGDTLSIVGVTQPDNLSGTVQIMGSQILFTPKAPFYADTFTYTISDGKGGKSTAMVHLLDP from the coding sequence GCTGTACTCCGGTGATGCTGCACGCTTCTCCATTGGCTACTCCAAAGGCGGCAAGTTCCAGGGAGAGCTTTCAGGCGTGCTGCACGAACAGGCCAACAGCACCTGGCTGGGCGAAGGCTGGGTGGCCCAGTCTTCCGGTGGCCTCAAGCTCAGCTACCACCAGCTGCAGGGTGCTACGGTACACAAATACTTTCTGGCCCACGACCAGAACCCCACCCGGGATCGCAAGATCACCTTGGGCTATGGCCGTGAAGAAAGCGATTGGTTTGGCAACCTGAATTTGAGCCGGGCCATCACCGGACGCCGCCTCATTAGCACGACCGACACGACCACGATACTGAACGAAACTGGGGTCGCAGATGGCCGCGCTTACATTGACCAAGTCGTTCGTGTCCAAAGCGCCCGCCTCTATGAAAAGGCCTATGACTACGGCGTCGGCGTGCGGGCTGGTCGCACCTTTGACAATCGCCAAGTCCGCATCACTGCCGGGTACGACTACGAATGGGGCCGCAGCAATGCACACCAGCACACGGTATCGCTGATGGCTGAAAAGGCGTTTGTGGGAACACCCCACAGCGTCGCACTGCAGGTGGACCGCATCTTCAAGAGCGGCGACCTGGACACCACCCGCAATGAAACCCGTGCGATGGTGGTGTACCGCTATGCCCTGGGGGGCAACAACAGCCAACCAGAGCGTCTGTTCCGCGTCACCCCCGTTGACGCACCTGCCGCAGCGCCCTCTACAGAGCCAGCGATGGCCCAGAACCAGGCACCGCAAGAGCCTGTCAAACAGTGGGTGAAAACCAAGGCCAATATGACGGCCGAGGCGTTCTTCGCATTCAACAGCGCGCGCCTGACCCCTTCGGCCAAGGCAGAGCTGGACCGCGTGGCCCAGCAACTCAAAACCCAAGGGCACGAAGGCAACGTACTCATCATTGGCCACACCTGCGACCTGGGCAGCGACGCCGCCAACGACAAGCTGTCCCTGCAGCGTGCCACTGCGGTGCGTGACTACCTGGTTGCCGCCGGCGCATTTGGCGCGACCGAGTCCCTGGCAGAAGGCCGAGGCAAGCGCGACCCCAAGTACCCCGCAGAGCCAGCCACCCGCGAGAAGAACCGCCGCGTGGAATTGGAGTTCTACAGCTTTGTGGACGAAGAGCAAGTGGTGGCCCCTGCACCCGCCCCTGCGTCCACGACAACCGCTGCAGTCGCCCCTCAGCCCCCTGCCGTCACCTACGAGCGCGAACTGGTGGACCAACCCCCGGCCTGGGTTCGTCAAGCCCTGCGCACACCAGCGCTGCACAAACGCACGGTGGATGTGTATCGCACCAAAGAAGAAACGCAGACGGAAAATCGAAGCCGTACATGGGTCAACCGAGCGCCTACGGCCACCGATGACAGCTATCAGGTGGCACAAGGCTCCACCACCACCCTTCCCATCTTGGCGAATGACACAGACCCGGACCAGGGAGACACCTTGACGCTGGTCTCTGTGGGACAACCAGCGCAGGGCCGTGTGCGCATCGAAGGCTCGCAGGTTGTCTACATCGCACCGAGCAATTACGCAGGAGCTGACAAGTTCACTTACTCCATCCGCGACCAGCAAGGACTGACATCGACTGCTCAGGTCGTGGTTCAAGTCACGGGCAACGCGTCTAACCGCGCGCCAGTTGCCGTGGGGGATACCTACTGGGTCAGTGGAACGACCGCCGTCATGCTCTCTGTGCTGGCCAACGATACGGACCCGGATGGCGATACCCTTTCGATCGTTGGAGTGACGCAGCCTGACAACCTGTCGGGTACCGTGCAAATCATGGGATCGCAGATTCTCTTCACGCCCAAGGCCCCGTTCTACGCAGACACCTTCACCTATACCATCAGCGATGGCAAAGGCGGAAAATCCACCGCCATGGTGCACCTGCTGGACCCTTGA